Genomic DNA from Halobaculum sp. CBA1158:
CAACGACGTGACGGGGCTGGAGGACCCGGAGATGCGCTTTCTCGCGGCCGAGCGCGGCGTGCCGGTGATCGTGATGCACAGCATCGACGCCCCGGTCGACCCGGACAACGACCCGGAGTACGACGACGTGGTCGAGGACGTGATCGCGGAGCTGAGCGAGCGCGTCCTACTCGCGGAGAAGGCGGGGATCCCCCGCGAGCACGTCGTCGTCGACCCCGGGATCGGCTTCGGGAAGTCGCCGCGGGAGAACTTCGAGATCCTCGGCCGCCTCGGCGAGTTCGACGCGCTGGGGTGTCCGGTGCTGTTCGGCCACTCCCACAAGTCGATGTTCGAACTCACCGGCGAGGCGGCCGGCGACGCGCCCGACGGAACCGTGGCGGCGACGGCGCTGGCGGCCGCCAACGGGGCCGACATCGTCCGCGTCCACGACGCCGCCGAGAACGTCGCGGCCGTCCGGGTCGCGAGCGCGGCCGCGGACCCCGCGGGGTTCGACGCCGAGGGATCCGGCTCGGGAGAGAGCGACGCCGATGGCACCGGCGACGGCGGGGACGCGTGAGCGACCCGGCCCCTTACGAAGCGGCGTACGCGCATCCCGACGGCGACGCGACCGCCAGTCGGCTCGCACGGGCCGCACGCGAGTACGGGTACGACGGACTCGTGATCCGCACCCGCGAGGCGGAGTTCGACCCCGGGGCGCTCCGGGAGCGCTACGACGTGGACGTGGTGCCCGCCGTCGAGGTCGTCGCGGACGAACCCGCCTCGGCCAGCGGCGCGGTCGGCAACTTCCGGCCGGAGTACCCCCTCGTGCTCGTGCGCGGCGGGACTGACGCGCTCAACCGGTTCGCCGTCGAGCAGGACCGCGTCGACGTGCTCGCCGCGCCGCTGTCGGGCGACGGCGGCTTCAACCACGTGCTCGCGAAGGCGGCCGTCGAGCACGGCACTCGGATCGAGTTCGACCTCGGCCCGGCGCTTCGCGCGTCAGGGGGCGAGCGCGTCCGGGCGCTGAAGGGGCTCCGGAAGCTCCGCGAGATCGTCGCCCACTACGACGCGCCGTACGTCGTGAGCGCGCGTCCCGCCTCCCACCTCGAACTGCGCGCCGTGCGGGAGGTGGTCGCGCTCGGTTCCGAGTTGGGGTTCGACGAGGGGTGGATCCGACGGGGGCTCGCCGAGTGGGGACGGATCGTCGCGCGCAACCGCGAGCGTCGCTCCGCGGGGTTCATTTCCCCGGGCGTCCGAGTGGACGAGTGTGAAGAAGCCGATCGCTGAGCACGCCGAGCGGTTCTCAGAGGCCGCGGCGTCGTACGACGACGAGCAGAACAGCGAGGAGTACGAGGCCTGCGCGGGACTCGTCATCCGACGAGCGGCTCCCCACCGGACGGACACCGTCCTCGATCTGGGGACGGGAACCGGGGCGATCGCCCTCGCGCTCGCCGAGGACGCCGACCGCGTCGTCGGTCGCGACGTGAGCGACGGGATGCTGGATCGGGCCCGGGAGAAGGCCACCGAGCAGGGCGTCGACACCGTCGAGTTCGGCTACGGCGAGTTCCGCGAGCCGAACTACGACGGCGACGCCCAGATCGTCACGTCGAACTTCGCGCTCCATCACCTCGGTGACGACGAGAAGCGCGAGGCGATCGAGACGTGGGCCGGCCTGGACGGCGGCGGGACGCCCAGCCGCGCCGACCCCGTCGGCCCCCGGCGGATCGTCCTCGGCGACGTGATGTTCTTCGGCGAGCCGGACCCCGAGGAGCCCTTCTACAGCCCCGAGGTCGACGATCCGGCGACCGTCGGCACGCTCGTCGACTACTTCACGGCCGCCGGCTACGCCGTGACGCAGGTGGACCGCGTCCACGACCAGGTCGGCGTGATCACCGCCGAGCGCGTCGTCTCCGGCGGTCGCGAGTCGTGACCGGCCTCGAGCACCCGTGAAACACCTGCCCAAGCACCTCCGACCGCGGTGGCGCTACCTCGCCGTCGGACTGGAGGCGTGGCCCGACGCCGGCATCTCGCGGGGGCCGTTCCAGCGGGCGGTGTGGTACGCCGCGCAGAACCTCCTGGGCGACTCCGGGAGCGCCGACGCCGACCTGACGGTCGTCCGGTTCGCGTTCGCCGACGGCGCGGGAGCGGCGATCGTCCGCGTGCGCCACGGCGAGGTCGACCGCGGGCGGGCGGCGCTGGCGTGCGTCGACGCGGTCGACGGCGAACCGGTCGGCCTCCGGATTCGCGGCGTCTCCGGGACGATACGGGCCGGTGAAGAAAGGTATTTAGGCGACGCGGGCGGAGTCGGTGACGAGAGCACCGTCGAACTCGCGGACGCGGACGCCGCCGGTACCGGCTACCGACGCCGGGACGGCGCGGTCGACGTGTCGACCCCGTCCGGATTCGTGGGCGCGACGGACGCGGACGTTTCACAACCGGGACGGTCCGGCCCGGGCGATGCGGACTCGGACGACACCTAACAGACGATGCAGGGACAAGCCCAACAGCAGGCGTACGACCGGGGGATCACCATCTTCTCCCCGGACGGTCGCCTCTATCAGGTCGAGTACGCGCGAGAGGCGGTCAAACGAGGCACGGCGAGCGTCGGCGTGCGAACCGAGGAGGGCGTCGTGCTCGCCGCGGACAAGCGCTCGCGCTCGGAGCTGATGGAGCCCGCTTCCGTCGAGAAGCTGCACAAGATCGACGACCACGTCGGCATCGCAAGCGCCGGCCACGTCGCCGACGCCCGCCAGCTCATCGACTTCGCTCGCCGGCAGGCGCAGGTGAACCGGCTCCGCTACGGCGAGGAGATGGGCATCGAGACGCTGACGAAGACCGTCACCGACCACATCCAGCAGTACACCCAGGTCGGCGGCGCGCGCCCGTTCGGCGTCGCGCTCATCGTCGGCGGCATCGAGGACGGCGAGCCCCGCCTGTTCGAGACGGACCCCTCCGGGACGCCTTACGAGTGGAAGGCCCTCTCGATAGGCGCGAACCGGGCCGACGTGCGCGAACGCCTCGAGGAGGGGTACAGCGACGACCTCACGATCGAGGAGGGGATCGAACTCGCGCTCGCCGCGCTCGCGGAGTCCGGCGACGACGAGGGACTCGAACCCGACGGCGTCGGCCTCGCGACGATCGACGCCGCCGACGAGACGTACGTCGACCACGACGTCGCCTCCGTCGAGAGCTACCTCGACGAGTTCGGCCACCTCGTCGACGACGAGGACGACGGAGACGCCGACGGCGACGACGCGAGCGACGAGTAACCGTACATCACCGCGACTCGCTCGCCGCGATCCGGCGTCGTCGTCGCCTCGCTTCGCCCGCCGCCGATTCCGGTGCTGCCGGACGTGTTCGTTCCACCTCCAGCCGCGTCGCCGCCGGTCCGCTCTGCGAACGGCCGGCGAGTCGGTTCGCGGACGAACGATTCGGCGAGCAGCATTCCGACGGGTGGTGTTCAAGCGAGCAGCGTGTCGGCGAGCGGCGTGTGACGAGCAGCGTGCCCGAAGGGGACAAATAACGCGAGGTCCGTCGCGGAAAACGATTTACTCGGTGTAGAATAACCCTTTTGCACCCCCGCGTGATAGGCTCGTGCATGAAGGCTATCGCAGTTCGTCGGGGCGACGACTCCCCGGTTCTCATCGAGAAGCCGCGGCCGGTGCCGGCCGACGGCGAGGCGCTGGTGCGAACGCTCAGGGTCGGCGTCGACGGGACCGACCACGAGGTGATCGCGGGGAGTCACGGCGGGTTTCCGGACGGCGCGGACCACATGGTGCTCGGGCACGAGGCGGTCGGCGTCGTCGAGGACCCCAACGGGACGGCGCTATCGCCGGGTGACGTGGTGGTGCCGACGGTACGACGGCGACCGAACGGGTCGAACGAGTACTTCGCTCGCGGCGAGCCCGACATGGCACCTTCGGGGGAGTACCACGAGCGCGGGATCGAGGGCGCACACGGGTTCATGGCGGAGTACTTCACGAGCCCGGCCGAACACCTCGTCGAGTGTCCGCCGGAACTCACGGACCTGGGGTTCCTCGTCGAGCCGGCGTCGATCACCGAGAAGGCGATGGAGCACGCGCGGGCGAGTCGGTCGGCCTTCGAGTGGTCGCCCGAGTCGGCGTTGGTGCTGGGCAACGGGAGCCTGGGTCTGCTGACGGTCGCGATGCTTTCCGACTCCTTCGAGCGACTGTACTGCCTCGGGCGACGCGACCGACCTGACCCGACGATCGACGTGATCGAGGCCCTGGGCGCGACGTACGTCGACTCCCGCGAGACGCCCGTCGACGATGTCGCCGAGGCGCACGAGCCGGCGGACCTCGTCTACGAGGCGACCGGGTTCGCCCCCCACGCCTTCGAGGCGGTGGAGGCGCTCGCGCCGAACGGCGTCGCCGCCCTGCTGGGCGTCCCCGGCGACTGGGAGTTCGAACTGAACGGCGGCGCGATCCACCGGGAACTCGTCCTCCACAACAAGGCGCTGGTCGGCTCGGTGAACTCCAACGTCCGCCACTTCGAACGCGGCGTCGAGTCGATCGCGGCGCTGCCGGACTGGTTCACCGACGACCTCGTGACGGGCGTGTACGGACTCGACGAGTTCGAGCGAGCGTTCGACGACGACGACACCACTATCAAGACGGCGGTGGAACTCAGCGCACGATGAAGAACGTCGACGACCTCATCGACGAGGCGGCGGAGTTGGCCGGGCGCGGGCTCTCGAAGGGAGAGATCGCCGACGAGTTGAACGTCTCTCGCGAGACCGCCTCCTGGCTGGTCGACCGCTCGGGCGCACAGCCCGCCGGTGCCGACGACGGCGACGACGGCGACGGCGGCGATAGGGGCGGTCCGGCGGGTCCCCAGGACATCCACGTCGACTGGTCCACGGTCGGACGCGACTCCACGCGACTCACCCACGTCGGGAGCGCGATGGCCGACCTGCTCGCCAAGGAGGGCGAGGCGGTCGACCTCACCGTCGGCATCGAGAAGGCCGGCACGCCGCTGGCGACGACGATCGCCCGCGAACTCGACACGGATCTCGCGGCGTACGCCCCCGCGAAACACCAGTGGGACGAGGGCGACCTCGACCAGACCGGCGGCGGCTTCTCGCGAAACTTCGCGACGATCCGCGGCCGCGAGTGCTACGTCGTCGACGACACCGTCACGTCCGGCACGACGCTCACCGAGACCGTCGAGGCCGTCAAGGCCGAGGGCGGTCAGCCCCGCGCGTGCGTCGTCATCGTCGACAAGCAGGGACTCGACGAGGTCGACGGGGTCCCCGTCTACTCGCTGATCAACGTCGTCGGCGTCGGTCGGGACTGATCCGTCGAGGGCGTCGCGTCATCGGGCCGACCGGGTGGGGTCGCCGCCGCGGTGCCGGCGGCCGACGCACGCGCACCGCGCCGCCGTCGGTCGGGGTCGGCGGCGTCACAACCTCTATGAACCGGAGTCGCCTACGCGCTCGTATGGCATTCCAATCCGAAAGCGAACTGACGGCCGAGGAGGCCACAGAGCGCGTCGAGGAAGTCCTCGCCGACAACGACGTGGTGCTGTTCATGAAGGGCAACCGGCTGATGCCCCAGTGCGGCTACTCGAAGCGCGCGCTCGGCCTCATTTCCGAGCACGTCGAGGAGTTCGAGACGGTCGACGTGCTCCCCGCGCTCCCCGAGTACCGCGCGGCGCTGGAGGAGACGAGCGGCTGGGAGACCATTCCGCAGACGTTCGTCGACGGCGAGTTCGTCGGGGGGAGCGACGTGCTCGCGGAACTGGACGAGCGTGGCGAGTTAGCCGAGACCCTCGGCGTCGACGAGTAGCCCGCGCGAGTGCCGGCATGTCCGGGCGCGTCTCCGACTCGCGTGAGACACCGTCACGGGGTGGAAGCTGCCGGGGACAGGTGTTTTACGCGCTCGGCCCGTAGGTACCGGCGAGTAGGGACGGAACTCACGGCCAGCCGCGCGACGCAGCAAGTACCCATCACGTCCACCCACATCGTTCATCACCTCACACATGACAGGCCGCGTATACCGACTTCACTCGACGCTCGAACTGCCACTCGAAGACCTCCAGGACCACTTCGACGAGGACCCCGAACTCCCGGAGGGAGTCGAGGACGTCGACATCAACAGGCGTAACAACACGCTGATCCTCAAGGCGGTCTCGGACGACGAGTCGATCGGCAAGTACACCCCGACCGCCCAGTTGAAGGCGAGCGTCTCCGAGACCCGCGTGTACGAGGAGGAGCCGCCTCGGACCGGCGGCGGTTGGATGCAGGAGGAGGAAGAGGAGATCCCCTCCGAACTCGTCGAGTTCGCCTGCTTCAAGGGCGACCGCGAGACCGTGCTCCAGAACACCGCGCTCCAGTACCAGATGTTCCTCGTTCTCCGGGAGATCGCCCTGCTGTCGGAGAAGGGGACGCTCACCGCCATCACCGAGATCGACGAGGAGTTGCACGCCCACCGCATCGTCGAGGGCGAGGAGCGACCCGCGAGCGTCGAGGTCGTCGAGACGCCCGACCGCAACTCCGAGAAGGGCGGCGTCGAGTGGCGCGACAACAAGTTCATCAGCTGATCGGGCACCCTGACGGGTGACACGGACTCGTTTCGGCCGATCCGGTCCCGTTCCGATTTCGCCTCCGCGGTGTCGGTCACAAGACCTTTAGCCTTCTAATTATATCTAATTACCACGCATGGCCGACTCACAGCAGCAGTTCCCGGAGTATCTGGACGTGGATTACACCGACGGCGAGGGAGAGTCGCCGGCCGACTACCCGAGCATCGAGCACAAGCTCGAGAAGGCGCTGGAGGTCGTCGAGACGGGGCTGCGCGAGTACGACAACCCCGCGGTGATGTGGACCGGCGGGAAGGACTCGACGCTCACGCTGTACTTCGTGAAGGAGGTCGTCGAGCAGCACGACGAACTGGAACTGCCGACCACCGTCTTCATCGACCACTACCAGCACTTCGACGAGCTGATGGACTTCGTCGAACACTGGGCCGACGAGTGGGACCTCGAGGTCAAGTGGGCACGCAACACCGACGTCGGCGAGTACGTCGACGAGAACGGCCTGGAGCCGGGCGACGACATCCCGGTCGAGGCGCTCTCAGAGCACAACCAGCACCACATCCGGGACATCCTGGAGTACGAGGAGGACACCTTCCCGTTCCTGCTGGACACGTACGTCGGTAACCACCTGCTGAAGACGGTCGCGCTCAACGACACCCTCGAGAGCGAGGACATCGACGGCATCATCTCCGGCATCCGGTGGGACGAGCAGGAGGCCCGCGCCGACGAGACGTTCTTCTCGCCGCGCCACGACCCCGACATCTACCCGCCCCACGACCGGATCCAGCCGATCCTGCAGTTCGAGGAGGCCGACGTGTGGGACGCCTTCTGGTACTTTGTCGTGCCCGAAACCGTCGAGGGCTACCCCGAGGACGGCTACGTTCCCCAGGGGTTCGACGACCTGCCGGAGGGCATCGAGATCGAGGACATCCCGGTGTCGCCGAAGTACTTCGCGGGCTTCCGCTCGCTGGGCTCGGAGATCTCGACGGACAAGTCCGCCGAGGAGCCCGCCTGGCTGCAGGACATGGAGAACACGACCGAGCGCGCCGGCCGCGCCCAGGACAAGGAGGACCTGATGGAGCGCCTCCGCGACCTGGGCTACATGTGAAAACCGCGCCGTAACGCGACCGACAGTCGGAACCCACCGGCCGACGGAACCGGCCGTGACCCGTCACCCGCCCTCCAGCACCTTCCACTCCCCCTCGTCGCCGAAGTCGCCGAACCGTCACGGGTAAGGTCGCCTCGCCGCGTACCGACGGTATGAACGACGACGCCGAGTCCGACCCGACCGACACCGCGGACGCGACCCCCGACGGCGCGTACGTCGGGCTGTTCTCCGGCGGCAAGGACTCCTCGTGGGCGGTGTACAGGGCACTAGAACGCGGGCTCCCGGTCGAGCGACTGCTGACGGTCCACCCCGCGGGCGACTCGTACATGTATCACGTCCCCGAGACGCGCCTCGCGGCGCTTGCGGCCGAGAGCATCGGCGTCCCGCTGGTGGAGGTCGAACCAGACGACTTCGACGCCGCCGAGACGACGGACTCGGGCGCGCAGGGCGACAGCGAACTGGAGCCGATGGAGGCGGCGCTGTCGGATCTGGCCGACGAGATCGACCTGGCGGGCGTCACCGCCGGCGCGGTCGAGTCGGAGTTCCAGACGAGTCGGATCGAGGCCATGTGCGACCGACTCGGGATCGAGCTGTTCGCGCCCCTGTGGCAGCGCGATCCGCGGACGCTCGCCGAGGAGATGCTCGAAGCGGGCTTCGATATCACGATCCTCCAGGTCGCGGCCGCGGGACTTGACGAGTCGTGGCTCGGGCGGACGCTCGACGGCGACGCGCTCGCGGAGCTCTCGGACTTGCACGAGGAATACGGCGTTCACCTGCTCGGCGAGGGCGGCGAGTTCGAGACGTTCGTCACCGACGGGCCGCACATGGATCGACCGGTCGAGTTGGAGTACGACACGGAGTGGGAGGGGACTCGCGGCCGGATCCGGGTGACGGAAGCGAGACTCGGCGAATGACGCTCCGGAGTTCTGAGGGGTAGTCCCGCTACTCGTCGTTGGTGAGTCGGGAGTGTGCGCCGACCAGCGCGCCCGAGAGGTCGAGACCGTCGACGACGACCTCCTCGTCGACGATACTGCGACGCATGTCGGCGTCACGGATCGTCGCGTTCGCGAACACGACCGAGCGGTCGATCGAGGAGTCGACGATCTCGGCCCCCGGAAGCACGTACACGCTCTCTCCCAGGTCGCTGTTCTCGACGGTCGCGTCCGGGTGGACGACGGCCTCGCCGTCGAGGTACCACTCCACGGCGTCGAGGTAGCTCTCGGGGGTGCCGATGTCGAACCACGCGCCGTCGAAGGTGAACGCGTGGACGGGCTGGCGCGACTGGAGCCACTGGATGAACCACCCGGGCTCGTCGGGGTTGTTGCCGTCGGAGAGGTACTCCTCGAAGTCGGGCAACGTCTCCTGCGGGAACGCGTAGCAGGCGATGGAGACCAGCGTGCTGTTCGGGTCGTCGGGCTTCTCCTGGAAGTCGACGACGCGGTCCCCGTCTAACTCCACCAGTCCGTAACTCTTCGCGCGCTCGCGCGACCCCACGTCGTAGGCGGCCAGCGCCGGCGTCCCCTTCGCCTCGAAGAAGTCGACGAACTCGCCCACGTCGAAGGAAATGAGGTTGTCGCCGGCGACGACGATCAGGTCGTCGTCGACGCCCTCGCGCTCGATGAGTTGGGCGAGCGCGCCGACGACGCCGAACTTCTCCGACTCGGCGGTCGTGTCCTCCACGGAGACGGTCGGTTTCTCGAACGACGAGTCGGCGAGGTACGACTCGAACTCCCCGGCGAAGCGCTCGTTCGTGGAGACGAACACCTCGTCGACCCGGTCGTCGGCCTCCAGGTCCGCGAATATCTCGTCGATGACGGTCCCGTCGCCGACCGGCAGGAACATCTTGGGTCGGTTGCGCGTGATCGGCCAGAGTCTCGTCGCGTATCCACCCGCGAGGACGACTGCCTTCATGCGAGCCACGTTACGCCCGACCGACAAGGGTCTTTCCTCTCCCGCGGTCACGGGTCCGGGGACGAGGCGTCGGCCCCGGTGTCGTCGGGTCGGCGACGGTGCGAGCCGAAAGTGATTCGGTCGCGTCGGGACTCTCACGTGTCATGCCGGAGCGAACGACCCGCGAGCGGATCGCCGACGCCCTCCGCGCGCAGCCACGCGACGCGAGCGCGCTCGCCGCCGAATTCGACGTGACGCGCGCCGCCGTGTACGACCACATCGAGCACGTCTCGCGGTCGGTCCCCGAGGGCCAGCAACTCCTCGTCGCGCCCCCGGAGTGTCGCGACTGCGGCTTCGACGGGTTCGACGACCGGATCAACACTCCATCACGGTGTCCCAAGTGCAAGGGCGAGAACGTCGAGGAACCGACGTTCGTGATCGAGGCGTAACACGGGGCCAGACGGAACACCTTCCCTCGGGTCTCGTTACCGATCAGGCCGGAACCTCGATTCCCAGTTCCTCGAGGAGCGTCGCGGCGGCGGCCGACGACGATCCGGGACCCCGAGCGGTGATCAGGTCGCCGTCGACCGTGACCGACGTGTCGGCGTCGAGTTCGGCGTCGAAGTTCCCGCCGGCGGCGACGACCTCGTCCTCCACCCAGTAGGGGAGCTTGCGACCGTCGATCCGGTCGTGATCGTCGACGATCCCCTCCTCCCACTCGTTCGGGAAGCCGGTCACGTCGCGACCGGCGACGAGGAACCCGCCGTCCGAGTCGCGGGCGAACGCGAGGATTCCGACGGCGTGGCAGACGACCAGCGCGACGCCGTCGTCGCCCTCGACGGCCTCCCGGAGGGCCGCCCGAGCGTGGCCGTCCTGATTCACGTCCCACTCGGTGCCGTGGCCGCCGGGGAACACGACGGCGTCGTAGTCGCCGGCGTCGACCGCGGCCAGCGGCTCCGGATCACGCAGTCGATCGTCGCTCTCGTGGATCTCGCGATAGCGCTCGACCGTCTCCTCGCCCACGTCCTCGGGATCGAGCGAGCGGTCGTCCACGACCGGCGGCGACCCGGACGGCGTCGCGGCCGTCACGTCGACACCCGCCGAATCGAGCGTCGTGAGCGGCTCGATACACTCCTCCGCCCAGTACCCCTCCTCGCTGATAATGAATAGCGCGGTCGGATGACTCATTCCTCTTCTAGTCCGAGCGCGACCCCGGAAAGCGTGACGGCGACGGAACCGCTGGACTACGCCGCGTGCCCGCGTCGTTTATACCGTCCCGCACGCAACGGCGGGCATGGCAGTCGGCACGCGAACGGTCCTCGCGCTCATCGGCGGCGTCGTGTTGACCGTCGGCGTCTACCTCCACGCCTCCGACCGCGAGGAGATCGGGCTCGGAACCATGGCGTTCGGCTTCGCGATATCGGCGTTGTGGGCGTTCCTGGGGATGGAACTGGCTCGTCGGGGGGAGGCGACCGCCCCCGCGGAGACGTATCTCTCCGGCGGGATGGCGGCGGTGACGCTGGCGATGTACTTCGGACTGCGGGCTCGCGGGTACGGCGACGCGGACTGAGGCCGGGAACGGGCTCGATACTCGACTGCGACCGCACCGTCGCCGCCGATCGTCCGTCCTGCCTCGATCCGCCTTTGATGAGAAACCGAAGTTGCGTTCGCGGCCGTTTTCGCGGGCGACGCCCCGATACACAATAGCACACAATAGAGTGGGATTTCCGACGGTATGGACCTTCTATACTGAGTACTGTAGATGTTCGTCGAGGGACGGCTATCGAACTATCCCGATTCCGCATGGGTAAAACCCGCACAGTTAAGTGTGAAATACCATAACGAAGGGGCGTATGTCCGATAACCAATCCGGCTCCAGTCGCCGTCGGTTCCTCCAGGGCACCGGCGTCGCGGCCGTCTCCGCCGGCCTGGCAGGTTGTTCAGGCAACGGCGGCGACGAGACGGAGACGACCGAATCGACCCCCACCGAAGACGAGACCCCCACCGAAGCGCCAGCCGACTCCGAGGAGATCCCGACCGGCGGGATCTTCAACTTCGGGATGGGTACCTCCCCGAACACGCTGAACGCCATGGCGAGTTCCTCGGCGTACGTGGGCGCCGTCACGGACCGCATCTACGAGTCCGGGGCGGCGATCGACCCGGTCAACTTCGAGATGCACCCCAACGTCTTCACGGACTGGGAGTCCGAGGTGCTCGACGAGACCGGGGAGGACGACCGGCCGAACGTCGAGATCCGCTTCAACGTCCGCACGGACGGCCTCACCTGGAACGACGGAGAGGAGTTCACCGTGGGCGACGTGGTCTTCTCGTACAACTACCTGCTGGAGCAGCAGCCCGGCGGCTACGCGGCGTCCCTCAACGCGATCGAGAGCGTGGAGGAGGCCGACGGCGACTGGGACTGTCTGATGACGCTGAACCAGCCGAACGGCACGTTCGCGTACGACCAGTTCGGCCTCCCGATCTTCCCCGAACACCGCTGGGCGGACGTGGACGACTACAACGAGTACGAGCCCGGCGACACCGACTTCGGTCCCGTGGGTCTCGGTGCGGGCGTCGTCACGCAGTACGACCCCGACACGGCCGTCGAGGTGTCGTTCGAGGAGCGCGAGGGCGAGTACAATCTCTCGGACCTCGAGTGGCGCGAGGAGGTCAACGGCATCATCCCCGGCGGGCCGTTCGTCGACGCGGTTCGGTACCGGATCTACTCCTCGCAGTCCGCGCTGCACCAGGCGCTGTTCGAGGGCGACATCGACACCCTGTACGGCGGCCTCCGGACCTCCCGGATCCAGGACGGCATCGACAACGAGAACATCGACGTGCTCGACGGCTTCGACACCGGGTACGGTCACTACTCGTTCAACCTCCGCCGCGAGCCGCTCGACGACCTGCCGTTCCGGCAGGTGCTCGGGTTCGCCTTCGACGACGTCTACTACACGCAGCAGCTCCAGCGCGGCTACGCCCAGGAGGGCGACTTCGTCATGCCGCCCGGCTACACCGCGGTTCGGCCGGAGACGGGCACCGACCAGGAACTTCTGGAGGGCCCGTCGGCGCAGGCGTTCACCTTCCGCCAGGCCAGCCCGAGCGTTCCGGACGTGGAGGGGGTCCGCGAGTTCCTCACCGAGGGGCAGGTCATCACCGGCGAGGAGGGAACCTTCGTCGGGCAGGAGTACCCCGGCAGCCTGACCGGCGTCACCGCCAGTCAGACGGAGCCCAAGCACGACTACAGCTTCGGTTCCGTCGAGTCCGAGGTGCTGCTCAACGCCGACGAGGAGGTCGACCAGGAGATCCGCGTCAACGGCGAGCTGCTCACCGAGATCCACGACGGACCGCTCACGATGTTGCTGTCGCCCGCTCAGGAGGCACCCCAGTCCGCACAGATGGTCAGCGACTGGATCTCCTCGCTGCGGCAGATCGGCATCCCGATCAACCGCGAGGTCGTCTCGTTCAACACCCGCGTCACGCGGGCGTACGGCGAGGAGAGCTACGACGCGTTCTCCATGGGATGGGTCAACCTCTCGCCGTTCGCGACGAACACGCTGTACAGCCTGTTCCACTCTGACAACGCCGACGACCACTCGGTCGTTGAGACCGAGGGCGACGACGAGAACACCTCCACGCTCCTCAACAACGCGATGGGGTACGGGCTGTTCGACGACGCCGGAGCCGACGACCTCATCGACGAGGCGCGGACGACGCTC
This window encodes:
- the psmA gene encoding archaeal proteasome endopeptidase complex subunit alpha — protein: MQGQAQQQAYDRGITIFSPDGRLYQVEYAREAVKRGTASVGVRTEEGVVLAADKRSRSELMEPASVEKLHKIDDHVGIASAGHVADARQLIDFARRQAQVNRLRYGEEMGIETLTKTVTDHIQQYTQVGGARPFGVALIVGGIEDGEPRLFETDPSGTPYEWKALSIGANRADVRERLEEGYSDDLTIEEGIELALAALAESGDDEGLEPDGVGLATIDAADETYVDHDVASVESYLDEFGHLVDDEDDGDADGDDASDE
- a CDS encoding Rpp14/Pop5 family protein → MKHLPKHLRPRWRYLAVGLEAWPDAGISRGPFQRAVWYAAQNLLGDSGSADADLTVVRFAFADGAGAAIVRVRHGEVDRGRAALACVDAVDGEPVGLRIRGVSGTIRAGEERYLGDAGGVGDESTVELADADAAGTGYRRRDGAVDVSTPSGFVGATDADVSQPGRSGPGDADSDDT
- a CDS encoding phosphoadenosine phosphosulfate reductase family protein, translating into MADSQQQFPEYLDVDYTDGEGESPADYPSIEHKLEKALEVVETGLREYDNPAVMWTGGKDSTLTLYFVKEVVEQHDELELPTTVFIDHYQHFDELMDFVEHWADEWDLEVKWARNTDVGEYVDENGLEPGDDIPVEALSEHNQHHIRDILEYEEDTFPFLLDTYVGNHLLKTVALNDTLESEDIDGIISGIRWDEQEARADETFFSPRHDPDIYPPHDRIQPILQFEEADVWDAFWYFVVPETVEGYPEDGYVPQGFDDLPEGIEIEDIPVSPKYFAGFRSLGSEISTDKSAEEPAWLQDMENTTERAGRAQDKEDLMERLRDLGYM
- a CDS encoding RNase P subunit p30 family protein, whose product is MSDPAPYEAAYAHPDGDATASRLARAAREYGYDGLVIRTREAEFDPGALRERYDVDVVPAVEVVADEPASASGAVGNFRPEYPLVLVRGGTDALNRFAVEQDRVDVLAAPLSGDGGFNHVLAKAAVEHGTRIEFDLGPALRASGGERVRALKGLRKLREIVAHYDAPYVVSARPASHLELRAVREVVALGSELGFDEGWIRRGLAEWGRIVARNRERRSAGFISPGVRVDECEEADR
- a CDS encoding class I SAM-dependent methyltransferase; translated protein: MKKPIAEHAERFSEAAASYDDEQNSEEYEACAGLVIRRAAPHRTDTVLDLGTGTGAIALALAEDADRVVGRDVSDGMLDRAREKATEQGVDTVEFGYGEFREPNYDGDAQIVTSNFALHHLGDDEKREAIETWAGLDGGGTPSRADPVGPRRIVLGDVMFFGEPDPEEPFYSPEVDDPATVGTLVDYFTAAGYAVTQVDRVHDQVGVITAERVVSGGRES
- a CDS encoding glucose 1-dehydrogenase, with protein sequence MKAIAVRRGDDSPVLIEKPRPVPADGEALVRTLRVGVDGTDHEVIAGSHGGFPDGADHMVLGHEAVGVVEDPNGTALSPGDVVVPTVRRRPNGSNEYFARGEPDMAPSGEYHERGIEGAHGFMAEYFTSPAEHLVECPPELTDLGFLVEPASITEKAMEHARASRSAFEWSPESALVLGNGSLGLLTVAMLSDSFERLYCLGRRDRPDPTIDVIEALGATYVDSRETPVDDVAEAHEPADLVYEATGFAPHAFEAVEALAPNGVAALLGVPGDWEFELNGGAIHRELVLHNKALVGSVNSNVRHFERGVESIAALPDWFTDDLVTGVYGLDEFERAFDDDDTTIKTAVELSAR
- the gfcR gene encoding transcriptional regulator GfcR, whose translation is MKNVDDLIDEAAELAGRGLSKGEIADELNVSRETASWLVDRSGAQPAGADDGDDGDGGDRGGPAGPQDIHVDWSTVGRDSTRLTHVGSAMADLLAKEGEAVDLTVGIEKAGTPLATTIARELDTDLAAYAPAKHQWDEGDLDQTGGGFSRNFATIRGRECYVVDDTVTSGTTLTETVEAVKAEGGQPRACVVIVDKQGLDEVDGVPVYSLINVVGVGRD
- a CDS encoding glutaredoxin domain-containing protein; protein product: MAFQSESELTAEEATERVEEVLADNDVVLFMKGNRLMPQCGYSKRALGLISEHVEEFETVDVLPALPEYRAALEETSGWETIPQTFVDGEFVGGSDVLAELDERGELAETLGVDE
- a CDS encoding diphthine--ammonia ligase, whose translation is MNDDAESDPTDTADATPDGAYVGLFSGGKDSSWAVYRALERGLPVERLLTVHPAGDSYMYHVPETRLAALAAESIGVPLVEVEPDDFDAAETTDSGAQGDSELEPMEAALSDLADEIDLAGVTAGAVESEFQTSRIEAMCDRLGIELFAPLWQRDPRTLAEEMLEAGFDITILQVAAAGLDESWLGRTLDGDALAELSDLHEEYGVHLLGEGGEFETFVTDGPHMDRPVELEYDTEWEGTRGRIRVTEARLGE